The following is a genomic window from Elaeis guineensis isolate ETL-2024a chromosome 10, EG11, whole genome shotgun sequence.
gagtctctaaagaacaatgagtcacaggatctgtacaacctatttaagatgagtcaGTATATATAATACCTctttcacctcatagatctagtaggatctctcattctttagaaaggtacttggtatttttacaaaagatttagagaaagtatttctcgagggagattgAGAACATAAGGATGATCCCGAAACTTATAACGAGATGATGTTGTACATCGATCTTGAGCAATAGATGTGTAGATAGCTccactgaatggatatcttgggaAGGTATCTATTTGCAGtgacctatggatttcacttacAGTGATAGAGATTGCACtacaaaaatctatttatgaatttaAGCTAAAATCTCAGAGTTGGATAgttattttaatgatgtgatcaaattatttgatttcatcaataataaagaggaatcatatagttacatgaaggtcagtgggagagtcccatgctgacatcggttatgatgttGTTGCATATAGAAGTTTCTtatcaaagacctaggtcaaacatcctgtattttggaataaagatctatagatatagatcctaaaaggatgtttggtttttACAGACAAGAACATAGAAGAAGTGCTGAAAGGGTTTAGTATTAAAACCTCTAAAAGagatccgttatcctcttgggcatgggtgtatgccatgctatgtacttggtatatcttgctgtgagagcacgagcagatattagtcgaattcagactaggagcattggattgctgtgaaaaatatctctaagtacttgagtagcactaagggattattctttatctttaaaaaaggtttagagctaagagtgagagAATACActaatgctgatggtagaatgtaTACATCAACATGTATTCTTGTATTATGTGGGTTCGGTATGTTGGAAGAATTTCAGACAATTGACCAATGGAAGCTAAATATACTATAGATGTGCAAGATGCGTTCTGATTCTTATGATACTTACGGAACTAGatatcataccattagatgctatgacattatactgcaaagataatagtccatagctctcgctaaagagtcaaggtctcaccagaagtccatgcacatagagcagGGATATACGCAATGACCTCAaatagaaatacatggaggtacagagagtagactccatataagatatggtgggcctgagtcacttagccagctaaacaccgaAGCTTGTCTTCAGAAGATAGGGCTCAGGTATatgatagattggctttagtgcaaatgaaagtttgttagatgtgtgctttaaaagtcaatcttgactaaTACATACCTTTATCTAGGGGATACTTTATACTTGACGGACAGCCTTGttaaccaatcatgtcatatatgtccatgatttgttctaaaaattaacaaagatgattttatatattctcaaggtattgagaatttgaaatatacatcattagtggttaatttttaaatgcttccgATCGAAACATCgttatggaggacagtgatcaatccattcaagatcagtatacggatcacctctcttttggacagataagtctcgagtctgtggtgtgaagacgctggggtgagagtgcaggtggttactAAAGAATAatttgcactgagtgtgaccaacacaagaaactacttggatgtctactcactcgtcagtgattttctcgatactacagtggtgtgactggtcctttaacctatgatgtgttggctattcacagcgagattacttagtttgactgcacgttctcttggtctctagccattcggatccttgctgtgtatattggctattgtaggttcaggtttgctgtttggagtaagatgcacctagatataatctatcgatcttggtagaaaaggagtagtcctatgtgatttgtaagactgagtttagaaagtctctggtcagagtaaatgtgaatactaaaaaagaatttTCACAGAATTTACAAATAaattcgagttgagccaatctagcatatgattgatgatggagtttgacgagttctccatgacctatgtctagtcgggactcacgatagagggattatatcatacgataactgtacctagaggtttatcttttctgttctgctgggttgccactatatgctactagacgtcactggtggatcattagaactcactaggattgttttcggatcaacgatccttgttgaggctagttggaatcattccaatccatcgaaaagagtttcgatgatactgtgatggagatcacggtatgtctcactaccagacagaatagaacctgaaaagttatacacaaaaggagcatgatctgatcaatgatctggattatattcgaattatcaattggattcatagtttgaattttgaaaaccgctaatttgtaagtattacagttttggtagctgctaattattagcgcatggacttaattgtaaatattataattttattgggactgattaaattatgggtcaagttctaattaatttaaatcagatttaatttaattaggcttgatttaatttaatgttaattgggttcaattatccaaattagatttggatttcaaaattgataggatcaggtttgacagcctttcaaattcgattcgattcaaatttgatttgaactcgaTTAAGATTCAATTTGAACTAGATGAACTATGACTCATAGAGCACAGGTTTCGTTGGACTCTCTCTCCTGATCTCATGCAAAAAGAAGAGAGGATGAGTGCCCCTTCTTTGTATGCGTGAAAAAtaagggggcaccaatagttggtgcctcatcttatctgggactctctcttcttttgattcatccttcctatttgaattcaatttaaaaagaaagaaaatcaaatctttttcttATCTGAAAAAGGGCCCATGCCTCAtatttttgtatgacaaaaatattgGAGAAAAGTGGGCGTGCGTTAGTTTTATACGTGAgataatttctttctttcttctcctatCTCAACGCATTTTAACCCTTCTTTTTGATATTAACGCCTAAGATCAAATGAGATTAGATTTATTAGGGCGTTAGGAAGTGGTTGGGCATGGGATaatttattttgtgcgacaaaataaaaGGTGAGGGAGAGAGTGTGCGTGTAATAGAAATAAGGCACTCCTTTCTTGCCGCACAACATAATCCCAATGCccactcttcttcttccttcaccCCAACACCTAAAATCTGATGGATatcagatctaagagaaaaaaagagagagaagaagagaagaagaaagatttttctttcttttttggtgaTCTGGTTTAGATCTCATCGGATCTGCATGAAGGAGTTCGTACAGCGTTCATCTTCTTCAAGATTTAGAAGAAGAGATTTAGATCCAAAACTGATgaagcgagatctgcaaggtgccaGCACACCGGTGATCTTGGTGCTCCGATCAGACATCTCcgtatggataccagcagaggtcagacacatgcaCGGCTACAATCAATACCCCGGACATCTGCAGGAtccgaaggtatggagatctgagcTCCGATTTTATTTTACTGATGTTTGTTTTTACTTTTCATATTTCAGATTAAGGTCTCTTGTTCGTGTCAAGATCCTAAGcatgattttcagatctgatctggtacgtttattaaattaaaaaaaatttaatctatttaCATCGCTGTACAaagttttataaaattttaaactatacgTATGAAACCATAATGTATTCTAATAATGGCCCCCTCCGATGGGAAAAACCCTAGTCGCCAGGGCCCCATCGCCACCACCTATCCGACAATCACCCATGGCCAGTTGAGAACCTGATCCCTCTTTctggtctctttaaacttgaagaGAAAGAACCCCTTCTCAAGCCCATACCCCATCACCTCCCCTTTCAACCCCGCTCGTGGCTGGAACTCTCTCGTGACCGCCTCCGCCACCACCCTCCAGCCAAAGCACCTAGTCAACATCGCCGAGGCCGCCCAGCTCATTGATTCTTCCCTTAGCTCCTCTTTCGGAAACCGGACCACCTTCGAAAACTACTTAATAAGATCCTATACCTCCAATGGTGGCTCCGATGAGATCCGGTGCGACCTTGCATCATCTTTCTCAAGTCCGGCCTAACGTGCCCCACCCCCCTCCCTCCTCTTTCGAGGTTCCCGAGCGATTCATAGGGATGCATGCCAGATCACCGACGATCAAGGGAAAGAGCGATAATCTCAAAGCACAACGGAAAAAGGAAAATGGTCACGGTTTTCTAATAGTTGTATGACCCTCCAGGTTGGAATCAGCCTTTGAAAGTATAGTGCCGaaatttatgcaaaaaaaaaaaaaggtgtggaTGAACGATAGAATGTAGGAACTAACCCTTCTTAATAGAGAGATCTAGTCATTTCAGGGAGTTTTTCAGAGTCCTAGCATTTTCAATCTTTTAGATATAAATAACGGGCCAAAGCTCACGTCTTGATGATAGTCTCTTTACATGTTTTCCGATGAACTAGATGTGTGGCAAAATTGTATAAGATTCAACTGTGTAACCATGGTTGATGATATTCTTTTTTCATGTAAATGCTATCAAAATTTTCAGTGAATTTCATGTACGCCAAAGTAATATGAGAATTTATCAATCATCGTCTGATTGCAGGACTTTCATGTAACTATGGTTGTAGAGGCGCACAACATAAAATATCTAAGCTGCCCAAACTAAAAAGCCCTCCACGTCACTGCATGCGGTTGATCACTTAATGTGGTGGGTTGGCTTCGACATGGCTATCATTTGGCACACGGATGACAGTACTGTTGGACGCCAGCAATGCATCTGAGAGTGACAATGGATGGATGTGATCGTATGGGGGCATGCTATGCCTGGCGGCAAACGGATTTTGTATGTCAATTAATACTCGAGCGTAGAGCAACACATTACAATTACTTCACCatgaggggaagagagagagagatatgtgATTTGTTATCAATATTAACATGATGCAGACAGTCCACTACTAAGCAGAAAACCTTGTGAAAAACATATTTCATTGCATATGCGGTACTTTGACAATAAAGAATCATCAATAAAGAGATCCCAGCTATACCCTTATTGCGAAAGAAAACTAGACAACAAGGgtcaaaaaaaatagaggaaaaaaatcAATCTACATCCTAGGTACGATGGCAGCAATCCAATTTGATGTGCCATCTCAAAAATAGTCCAACTATATCACAAATGAATGATGCAATCAACTAATACCTGAACTTACCTGCAACACCATCTTACATGATCAACTATCCTAACCCGTTTGTTTTACATCTCTCCTGCTGCCATTAGGAGGCACAAAAGTCAACATCCGAAATCTTTATGCTGAAGGGCCTTTGGCTCTTATCAGACGTGATCAAACCACAATGCTGCTTCACCCATTTATTGCCTTAACATTTCAACCATCTCAGTACCTGAAAATCCGCTCTTCCTGTAGAGGAATCTGCTTCAAACCTAATAGGGGGAACACATCAGCTCTTAAGCAAGTTTCCATTCATCCCCTTTCCATATGCAGGAGCCCTACACCTCATACAAGTGCTGCTATGGATTTACGTTGCACTCAGCCATAAACCGCTCTTCTTGGGTGAGAAATTTCTTCCAGTAGCTCTTGTATTTTGGTATACCTAGCTCTAGCCATGGTTTCATGTTGCCATTGTAATGCAGTGCTGCAGCATTCTTTATGGCATCTGCACTAACTCCATAATCATGACCCAACCTTGACTGAACCCAGGTATCATCCAGAGTGTAGATCAGATCTTGAAATGCGAGTAAGCTTATGGGCAGTGCTGAAGCTCTCCATGATGCCTCAGTTCCGTTTTGAAACTGTCATTGCCAAAGCATCACAAAATATTCAGAAAGTCCTAAAATTAACAAGGCAAGTCATCTTATCTGCCAAATTGGAATATCACAGAGTTTTTCCTTacatttcatttaaaaaaaaaataaatgacttGAGCCTCAAAAATCTCAATAAGTTTCTAGCAATTTAAAATTGCATAGCAATAATAGATAAGTAATACAAAGTCATTCATAGGTATTCAAATATGGAAGCACAAGCCACTGGCCAAAACTTATATCCAAACAGGCTGATAGTTCAAGAACGGATATTGTATTGGGCAACCAAACAGCCAACACAGGTCAAAAAAAGTTTAGAACTACTCAATTCTGATGACTGATCAAATTAGAGCTGAATTATAATTATTAAgttaatgcttttttttttttgttaatgacTAAACTGGTAATGGAACCATCTTAAGTTTTGTAAATCAAGTTTATAATTCACACTTAAGGACTATTTTCTGAAAATATGACTCAATTATTGGTAAAAATATCCAATTGTTTCCTATATGTGTATACCACAACAATAAAGATGACAATACTAAAGATGACTAACCTTTTGTAGCAGGCGTAGGTAATTTCCAGTAATGTTGTGCTCCCTCCAACTTTCCAAATCTACAATGTTCATTCCAGACATCCAAGCACAAGAATCACCATTATAGTTATATCCTCCTATATAAGTTTTCAACTGACCCAATCTAACTCCACAGAACTGAACAGCACCATTCACTTTCCCTTCCAAGTCAAGGTTCCATAAGGATGACAAGTCCCGTTGAACCACAACATCATCATCCAAAACTActactttttttagatttttgaatatttcaGGTAGAAGAAAGTGCGAGTGACCAAAAACGGATAGATATTCAGTTCTCATCCGCATAGATGATGATTGAGCAACGTCACTGATGGAAACACGGAATTCCTCAGATGGTGATAGCTGTCGCAGGCCCAAATTGTAAGAGTGGATCAGGTTAAGATTGTCAAAATTCAAGACATGAACAGTTGCCTCCTTGTAAGAATTTCTGGCAAACCAGTGTTTCATGGCATAAAAATTTTGCCCATCAGTGACCAAATGGAAAATCATATGTCCAGTTTCCTGTAAAATTACAAGACAAAAGTCAATGACACCAGTCAGGCATGAAGCTCTTTTTGATACCCAACCATTAAAAAGAAACAATTTACCTCAGCATTCATCACAGTGGAATTGATAGTAACAGATACTGCAAGTATGTTTCTTGAGATGAGGACATAGTGCTGAAAGATTGGGTTGTTGAGCTTGTAAGCATGAAACTGTTCTATATCCTCCAATGAGTTCTTGAAATATTCTACCGTCAATCTCATTGACAAACAGTGAAGACTTTTGGGCATGGTCTGAACACCAAGATGGTAAAGGAATGCACTCTGCTTCATATGGAAATGGGCTTCATCCTCAGTCAGATCAAGTATCTGTCTAAGTTTCTTGTCCACATTGTTACAGTCTATGGTACATGATCTGGCTTCAGCAATTGTGTGATCCATATTTTGTATCTTCTTTCCAACACTGAAAGGTAAAAGTGGAGCTGATCTTCAGAACCAATTCATCaagattattttaaaataaaaggaaaagaaaagaaagcctTCAAATGCTTTTACTAGATTTCTGAAGTTAAATCCAGTGAAACAAAGGGTCTGCCAGCCTCTGTAACCTCAGACTTTCAAGACTAAGAagagaaaatttcaaaaaattgttACACGTTGTCTGATGGTCAAGCATAATTACGAGTCCTCAATCGAGGGTCTTCCATGATTACGGTAATCATGGTTCGAATTTTGGGTTAAGCTAGCTGTGTACTAAAATGATTTTTGCTCACAACCACCATGCTCCAGGCAGCTCTGGTCAGAGTTAAAGCAGGCAACGACCAGTAAAAGTCATAGCGATTATTCTAAGTCATCTGAATGGAACAATATTCTCGAGCAAGAAGCACTGGTTTAGGTGTTTCATCAcatgcttcacttgaaatgcCTAAAAACAACCCCAAATAACCCAATGTTCAGAGTCAGTTTTGTTTTGACTTCTCAATAATCTAGATCATTTCAATATAAAGGAAATGTTTCCACCAAAAATTTAAGCTACAATTGTAATATGAAACTACCACAAATAGTACTTAAAATGTTCTTTGAAAAATGGGCCAATCAAAATAAGCCACAATGAAGAGAAAGGTACAAACTCTAGTGGTTAAACAACTAAACGATTATCAGGATGACAATGGCAAAAATAACTTCCACAAGTTCTTTTTTTTCTAAGGCAAGAAAAGTATATTGTAAAAAGGCTACAGAAAATCTCAAGTATTCTTCGATCACACAAAAGATACGGGTCTTGCTTCCTCTCCCCACATTAGCAAATAAACATCATATTGCACCACCCTGCATCAAACTCTTGGCCAGGCCCTTGAAAGATCCTCATGCTCCTTTCTTTCTGCACCCTACAGTAGTTCATTTGGCATGATGCTCCCTCCCATTCAATCAATTAGGCAGCTTGGACAACAAGCGCCTAAGATACCGTATCATTTGTATTGAATTCTCCCAGGTCACACCCATTTGAATCAAAAAGGCAAAATGACACCATAGTGGAGAGGGAAATAATCCATATTTCATCAAGAGAAAATCAGCATAAAAGTACATTTTTTTCCTAAGGACCCTCCATGAGATAATAGTTAAAACTTCAATTAAATTTTTGCTTATTAGTGGTGCAAGATGAGACATAAATTTTCTTCTAACAGTAAAATCTAACTAAGAAAATAAGAAATTATTGAACAAATGCATTGAATATGCGACACACAATTCATTAGCTTTTATAGTTTTCTCAATAATCATGAATCTCAAAGGGCTCAAAGTCCCCCATCCCAGTATGGTTCCTAAACAGACAAAAGGATCATTCAAAATTCCAGGCCTCCATGAAAAGATGAAAACCAATACTTGCTCCCAATGCTATAAAATCTTATCCAGAACTAAATCATCTGAAAAAAAATCCAACCTTaagtcaaaaatagaagtaccatccCCTCTATTCCCTTTCCATCTGACTCTCTTGGGATTCTATAGAAGTACAAGGTGACAAACTCCAGAGCTTGCAACTAACATGGATGGGATTTTAACCTAAATTAGCTTATATATGTCACTCCCCCAGAATTTGGGAAGACGGAAATGTGGGGGATCTGAAGAATAAATTTAGTAATATAAAGTACATGATGAGAAACCTATTTGGCAAAACAAAATGCCAACACATCATTTTTGTTTTTTTACTCAGTTTAGATTAAGCAAGAAACTTTAGAAATGATTATAAATAGACCAGGCACTAATTTCAGAACTGCTatgaaaagataaattatagatccACAAAGACacgatttcttttctttttttggcaaTGCCAGACAAGTTCAAAATTTGCTGTCATTTGATATGATTAAATGATCCATGTTGGTGAGTTTATATATAGACTTTTGCAAGTGGGACCACAAAAGCTTCTTTTCCAGATGGAGATGTTGTAAGGGTCATTGGCAAGAAGCCATGAAGTTGGCCAATGAATCATAGTTCTATATGTTTTACTTCTAAATTAATAGCAAAAAAGTTCCAAAAAAGGTTACAAGTTGGTCAAGTAAACATGCAGACAACCATATCTGGACTGATTTGGACCTAGCGTTCAGAGTCCAAACCTATGGAGGAGGTACAAGATCTTTGAGGTCATTCTAGCCCCTACAATATGTTACGTAAAATTTAGGGCAGAACCTACATCCTGTATCAAGTTCAAGTTTCATTTGGTAGAACTATCTTCCAACCAACCTAAACATGGCCTACATTTGCAAAATACAGAAGCATAGGTAGGAAAAGTTGAATTAATTATTAGAGCAGTCTATACAATATTTCTTATATAGAATCTCTACATCAAGAATTGAACATCCAAAGCCATGCATGAATTGAAACTGGGGCCAATGTTGAGACCCATGACCTGATGCCTAACCTAGACTTGTAGACCTAACCACGAAGTAATCACATGATGAGACACGTGATTACGTAAATATCGCAATTATTTAAATTCAACTATCTTAAAGCAGTAACATTCATTACATTTGACATTGGGCAAACAAGTTTGCGATAACATCATCTTTGTGGTCTATGATATTCTTCTCCCTAATGTCACTTCCATCATGCATGAGCCCCAAGGCTTTAAATCAATTGATACATGAAGAAAAGGAGAGTTAATATATGTAAACACATTacttacaatgatggaagatcggcATCTGAAATGGCTTCACTAAGCATGCGCTCATGTTCTTGAATACTCTGCTTCAGTTCAA
Proteins encoded in this region:
- the LOC105052351 gene encoding probable galacturonosyltransferase 7 isoform X1, encoding MKGYAAASSPLAKRRWKGLAIAVLVLGFFSLLVPLAFLLGLQNRFPSGNLSDERSSSESGFENYARVDAGGEQNESEGDELRVNDLMDRFKATIPEDVTVNFTKKPTTESVAGVQSNSRPKDALSYSKPKNSTSRGLPTEQVVVPKAPSSLNTRNDGRDGKENHSKDSAGDETEKSCQHEFGSYCIWSKEHKEVMKDALVKRLKDQLFVARAYYPSIAKLQGQEKLSLELKQSIQEHERMLSEAISDADLPSFVGKKIQNMDHTIAEARSCTIDCNNVDKKLRQILDLTEDEAHFHMKQSAFLYHLGVQTMPKSLHCLSMRLTVEYFKNSLEDIEQFHAYKLNNPIFQHYVLISRNILAVSVTINSTVMNAEETGHMIFHLVTDGQNFYAMKHWFARNSYKEATVHVLNFDNLNLIHSYNLGLRQLSPSEEFRVSISDVAQSSSMRMRTEYLSVFGHSHFLLPEIFKNLKKVVVLDDDVVVQRDLSSLWNLDLEGKVNGAVQFCGVRLGQLKTYIGGYNYNGDSCAWMSGMNIVDLESWREHNITGNYLRLLQKFQNGTEASWRASALPISLLAFQDLIYTLDDTWVQSRLGHDYGVSADAIKNAAALHYNGNMKPWLELGIPKYKSYWKKFLTQEERFMAECNVNP
- the LOC105052351 gene encoding probable galacturonosyltransferase 7 isoform X2; translation: MKGYAAASSPLAKRRWKGLAIAVLVLGFFSLLVPLAFLLGLQNRFPSGNLSDERSSSESGFENYARVDAGGEQNESEGDELRVNDLMDRFKATIPESNSRPKDALSYSKPKNSTSRGLPTEQVVVPKAPSSLNTRNDGRDGKENHSKDSAGDETEKSCQHEFGSYCIWSKEHKEVMKDALVKRLKDQLFVARAYYPSIAKLQGQEKLSLELKQSIQEHERMLSEAISDADLPSFVGKKIQNMDHTIAEARSCTIDCNNVDKKLRQILDLTEDEAHFHMKQSAFLYHLGVQTMPKSLHCLSMRLTVEYFKNSLEDIEQFHAYKLNNPIFQHYVLISRNILAVSVTINSTVMNAEETGHMIFHLVTDGQNFYAMKHWFARNSYKEATVHVLNFDNLNLIHSYNLGLRQLSPSEEFRVSISDVAQSSSMRMRTEYLSVFGHSHFLLPEIFKNLKKVVVLDDDVVVQRDLSSLWNLDLEGKVNGAVQFCGVRLGQLKTYIGGYNYNGDSCAWMSGMNIVDLESWREHNITGNYLRLLQKFQNGTEASWRASALPISLLAFQDLIYTLDDTWVQSRLGHDYGVSADAIKNAAALHYNGNMKPWLELGIPKYKSYWKKFLTQEERFMAECNVNP